The proteins below come from a single Oncorhynchus gorbuscha isolate QuinsamMale2020 ecotype Even-year linkage group LG12, OgorEven_v1.0, whole genome shotgun sequence genomic window:
- the LOC123990450 gene encoding dolichyl-diphosphooligosaccharide--protein glycosyltransferase subunit 4, producing MVTDVQLAIFANMLGVSLFLLVVLYHYVAVNNPKKLE from the coding sequence ATGGTGACTGACGTGCAGCTGGCCATCTTTGCCAACATGTTGGGTGTGTCTCTGTTCCTGCTGGTGGTTCTATATCACTATGTAGCCGTCAACAACCCCAAGAAACTGGAGTAG